A single window of Brevundimonas vitisensis DNA harbors:
- a CDS encoding LptF/LptG family permease produces the protein MTLIQGYLFRQIALPVVAACASLAGIGILSQSLDQLEIIVERGQSVWVMVKLTLLAVPQLLGVILPIGLFVGALIALTRLQREQELTAAYAAGMSRWSLIAPAAALALIVMALTLISNVAIQPWSQREARNQAFEIRTDLAALLVEEGRFVQGPNGLTVYVQEIEQNGLLKNLFVYLDNGGTVTTWNAAEARFGEVDGLPVLTMRDGSMQRPSSAGVLNSLTFASNAIDLSPFAAQDQTIRYKASDLWITQLFAPDAELIEQTGPRRELLAEAHSRLSSPLYALAAMALALAAILGGSFSRTGYSLRIAKAAGVFLIVRIVGYAVVAASVWNGWLNLFQYLLPIATTAIALRLLFRALKPQARSQPRWLGLLPRRVSA, from the coding sequence ATGACCCTGATTCAAGGCTATCTTTTCCGTCAGATCGCGCTGCCTGTCGTTGCGGCATGCGCGTCGCTGGCTGGAATCGGTATCCTGAGCCAAAGCCTCGACCAGCTCGAAATCATCGTCGAACGGGGTCAGAGCGTCTGGGTCATGGTCAAATTGACCCTGCTGGCCGTGCCGCAATTGCTGGGCGTGATCCTGCCCATCGGGTTGTTCGTCGGCGCCTTGATCGCCCTGACCCGCTTGCAGCGGGAACAGGAGCTGACCGCTGCCTATGCGGCTGGGATGAGCCGCTGGTCTCTGATTGCCCCGGCCGCGGCCCTGGCGCTCATCGTCATGGCCCTGACGCTCATCAGCAATGTGGCGATCCAGCCGTGGAGCCAGCGCGAGGCTCGTAATCAGGCCTTTGAAATTCGCACCGACCTGGCCGCCCTGCTCGTCGAGGAAGGACGCTTCGTCCAGGGGCCGAACGGCCTGACCGTCTATGTGCAGGAGATCGAACAAAACGGCCTGCTCAAGAACCTTTTCGTCTACCTGGACAACGGCGGCACGGTCACGACCTGGAATGCGGCCGAGGCGCGGTTCGGAGAGGTCGACGGCCTGCCGGTCCTGACCATGCGCGACGGGTCCATGCAGCGGCCCTCCTCCGCCGGGGTGCTGAACTCACTAACGTTCGCCAGCAATGCCATCGACCTGTCGCCTTTCGCCGCCCAGGACCAGACGATCCGCTACAAGGCTTCGGACCTGTGGATCACCCAGCTGTTCGCGCCCGACGCCGAACTGATCGAGCAGACCGGCCCACGCCGGGAACTTTTGGCAGAGGCCCATTCGCGCCTGTCGTCGCCCCTGTATGCCCTGGCCGCCATGGCCCTGGCATTGGCCGCCATCCTGGGCGGATCGTTCAGCCGTACCGGCTACAGCCTGCGGATCGCCAAGGCGGCGGGCGTCTTCCTCATCGTGCGGATCGTCGGCTATGCGGTGGTGGCAGCCAGCGTGTGGAACGGCTGGCTGAACCTGTTCCAGTACCTGCTTCCGATCGCGACCACCGCGATCGCGCTTCGGTTGCTGTTCAGGGCCCTCAAGCCTCAGGCCCGATCGCAGCCCCGCTGGCTGGGCCTGCTTCCCCGCAGGGTGTCGGCATGA
- the lptG gene encoding LPS export ABC transporter permease LptG — MSATFLPPFARLGRIERYVLVQQGRSLAVALAIVAALVMLIDFVEISRGVGSDVDLSALRILGLMLLKSPAVIVQLLPFVFLFGTLAAFVGLNRRSELIAMRAAGVSAWRFVLPAAGAAFVIGVLTVTVLAPIASSADGLFQRERQRLSGSVLGGDGQAIWLREGDENRQTVIRAERQDRASGRLLGVTFFIYTTDPDGRRTVSERIQAASATLSAGKWRLLDAVGAQPGERQVRYATLDLLSSLADEEAFERFARPQSTPFWSLPAQITRIEEAGFSSTAYRLRLQQQLAIPLMFAAMSILAAAFSLRLMRLGDLARMIASAVVLGFAFFFVNQASAAFGSAQVIPPILAAWLPPVLTALAAFTLLFYTEDG, encoded by the coding sequence ATGAGTGCGACCTTCCTGCCCCCCTTTGCGCGCCTCGGCCGGATCGAGCGCTATGTGCTGGTCCAGCAGGGCCGGTCCCTGGCCGTCGCACTGGCCATTGTGGCCGCCCTGGTCATGCTGATCGACTTTGTCGAGATTTCCCGAGGCGTGGGTTCCGATGTGGATCTGTCGGCCCTGCGCATCCTGGGGCTGATGCTGCTGAAGTCTCCAGCAGTGATCGTGCAGCTTCTGCCTTTCGTTTTCCTGTTCGGCACCCTGGCGGCCTTTGTCGGGCTGAACCGACGCAGCGAGCTGATCGCCATGCGAGCGGCCGGTGTGTCGGCCTGGCGGTTCGTGCTGCCTGCGGCGGGTGCCGCCTTCGTCATCGGGGTGCTGACCGTCACGGTTCTCGCTCCCATCGCCTCCTCTGCCGACGGTCTGTTCCAGCGGGAACGGCAAAGGCTGTCCGGCTCGGTGCTTGGCGGCGATGGCCAGGCCATCTGGCTGCGCGAGGGTGACGAAAATCGCCAGACGGTAATCCGGGCCGAACGTCAGGATCGCGCCAGTGGCCGCCTGCTGGGCGTGACGTTCTTCATCTACACGACCGATCCGGATGGGCGCCGCACCGTGTCGGAGCGGATTCAGGCGGCCTCTGCGACGCTCAGCGCTGGCAAATGGCGCCTGCTGGACGCGGTCGGAGCCCAGCCGGGCGAGCGGCAGGTGCGCTATGCGACCCTGGACCTGCTTTCCAGCCTGGCTGACGAAGAAGCGTTCGAGCGGTTCGCCCGGCCCCAGTCCACGCCGTTCTGGTCGCTGCCTGCGCAGATCACGCGCATCGAGGAGGCGGGGTTTTCCTCGACCGCCTATCGGCTGCGGTTGCAGCAACAATTGGCCATACCGCTGATGTTCGCGGCCATGTCGATCCTGGCCGCAGCCTTTTCATTGCGGCTGATGCGGCTGGGTGATCTGGCGCGGATGATCGCCTCTGCCGTGGTGCTGGGGTTCGCCTTCTTCTTCGTCAACCAAGCGTCGGCGGCCTTTGGTTCGGCCCAGGTGATCCCTCCGATCCTGGCCGCCTGGCTGCCTCCGGTGCTGACGGCCCTCGCCGCCTTCACCTTGCTGTTCTATACCGAAGACGGCTAA
- a CDS encoding LPS-assembly protein LptD, whose protein sequence is MDFRMPRARRVPSKSRLLAGAAGLVFAPWLMAGAALAQSVPSPVVPGPDGLTPDALYVDAGSVTREGDVVTVEGTPEARALARARGHVIRAERVTYDLAQGLATASGRAEVIDPEGSVAYASLLELDSDLRAGVAVDFATRFSNGASLMAATAVRRSDTVSELNYVIFTPCPICDEEGNPKEPSLSIQAERVVQDEALRAVLYRNAVFKLGGVPVLYLPVFAHPDPTVERASGLLVPSINYDEDRGISVEVPYLFVVSPSEDWMVSPQINTEVAPLLNVQWRRRFADGTIVARGGYTYERTFGDFDIDGDGIDDVMTPLEREHRSYFLAHGQFDPAGPWRWGFTAERVSEKALFDLYDVSDPYQDNGLYYGDQRRLISQIYGEYQTPRTYLSVAAFTLQSLRVAVANEDAPGLNIFEDDDTLPVVAPLVEARWEPEGPVFGGRLRLRGSAVALFREDYVGAPILRPELIAAGPTVGLPGVDSRRVTGQLDWRRTFFSASGVRWEPFVDLRADLYSLADLPPALGGESETLTRSRVSAGLDVSYPLVRRFSSGADLILEPMAQLSISNKADLDPRIPIEDSQTIELDETSLFRMDRFPGQDLYEGGIRFTAGTRATLRWSDSRHASLFLGRSWRDEEEPGLLAVVPNPNPLAPIQLYDPSGLAAQTSDWVVQGEFAPSDRVRGWAHATVDGSGDVRRAEAAVDARWGRRNLASVSYIIDRSNPVSTDLNRNYEFVQLTGQQFVVGNWGIAVTGVADLERDIITRSEVGLLFDDDCFRVEIGFRRDNTRVRPSGPSEGVYIRLNLATFGGSGYGRSERRW, encoded by the coding sequence ATGGATTTTCGTATGCCGCGCGCACGCCGCGTCCCTAGCAAGTCAAGGCTGCTCGCCGGGGCCGCCGGACTGGTGTTCGCGCCCTGGCTGATGGCCGGTGCGGCACTCGCACAGTCTGTGCCATCGCCTGTGGTCCCCGGACCGGACGGCCTGACGCCCGACGCCCTCTATGTCGACGCCGGATCAGTGACGCGCGAGGGCGATGTCGTCACCGTGGAAGGCACACCGGAGGCACGCGCCCTGGCCCGCGCGCGCGGGCATGTCATCCGCGCTGAGCGCGTGACCTACGACCTGGCCCAGGGACTGGCGACCGCTTCCGGCCGGGCCGAGGTGATCGATCCCGAGGGCAGTGTCGCCTATGCCAGCCTGCTGGAGCTGGACAGCGACCTGCGCGCCGGGGTGGCCGTGGACTTCGCCACCCGCTTCTCGAACGGAGCCAGCCTGATGGCTGCAACGGCCGTCCGGCGCTCCGACACGGTCAGCGAGCTGAACTACGTCATCTTCACCCCCTGTCCGATCTGCGACGAGGAGGGCAATCCCAAGGAGCCCAGCCTCTCGATCCAGGCCGAGCGGGTCGTTCAGGATGAAGCCTTGCGCGCCGTGCTTTATCGCAACGCCGTGTTCAAGCTGGGCGGCGTGCCGGTCCTGTATCTGCCGGTCTTTGCCCACCCGGATCCGACCGTCGAACGCGCGTCGGGGCTGCTGGTGCCGTCCATCAACTACGACGAGGACCGCGGGATCAGCGTCGAGGTGCCGTATCTGTTTGTCGTCTCGCCGTCCGAGGACTGGATGGTCAGTCCGCAGATCAATACCGAGGTGGCGCCGTTGCTGAATGTCCAGTGGCGCAGGCGTTTTGCCGACGGCACGATCGTGGCGCGCGGCGGCTATACCTATGAGCGCACCTTCGGCGATTTCGACATCGATGGCGACGGCATCGACGACGTCATGACCCCGCTGGAACGCGAGCACCGAAGCTATTTCCTGGCACACGGCCAGTTTGACCCGGCTGGCCCCTGGCGCTGGGGCTTCACGGCGGAGCGGGTGTCGGAAAAGGCGCTGTTCGATCTCTATGACGTCAGCGACCCCTATCAGGACAACGGCCTGTATTACGGAGATCAGCGCCGTCTGATCAGCCAGATCTACGGCGAGTATCAGACCCCGCGCACCTATCTGTCGGTGGCGGCCTTCACCCTGCAAAGCCTGCGCGTGGCGGTCGCCAATGAGGACGCGCCCGGCCTGAACATCTTTGAGGACGACGACACCCTGCCGGTCGTCGCCCCGCTGGTGGAAGCGCGCTGGGAGCCGGAGGGGCCCGTTTTCGGCGGACGGCTTCGGCTGCGCGGCTCGGCGGTCGCCCTGTTCCGCGAGGACTATGTCGGAGCCCCGATCTTGCGCCCTGAACTGATTGCGGCCGGTCCCACCGTCGGTCTGCCCGGCGTGGACAGCCGGCGCGTCACCGGCCAGCTGGACTGGCGCCGCACCTTCTTCTCAGCCTCGGGCGTGCGGTGGGAGCCGTTCGTCGATCTGCGAGCCGATCTCTATTCGCTGGCCGACCTGCCCCCGGCCCTGGGCGGAGAGTCCGAGACCCTGACGCGGAGCCGTGTCAGCGCAGGTCTGGATGTCAGCTATCCGCTGGTCCGGCGCTTCTCGTCCGGTGCCGATCTGATCCTGGAGCCGATGGCCCAGCTGTCGATCTCGAACAAGGCCGACCTGGACCCTCGTATTCCGATCGAGGACAGCCAGACCATCGAGCTGGACGAGACCTCCCTGTTCCGCATGGACCGCTTCCCGGGCCAGGATCTGTATGAGGGCGGCATCCGTTTCACGGCGGGCACGCGGGCGACGCTGCGCTGGTCCGATTCGCGCCATGCCAGCCTGTTCCTGGGCCGCAGCTGGCGCGATGAAGAGGAACCTGGACTTCTGGCCGTCGTGCCCAATCCGAACCCTCTGGCTCCGATCCAGCTTTATGATCCGTCCGGCCTGGCCGCCCAGACGTCCGATTGGGTGGTGCAGGGCGAGTTCGCGCCCTCCGACCGGGTTCGGGGCTGGGCGCATGCGACCGTTGACGGTTCGGGCGACGTTCGCCGTGCCGAAGCCGCCGTCGATGCCCGGTGGGGCCGCCGCAACCTGGCCAGCGTCAGCTATATCATCGACCGCTCCAACCCTGTCTCGACGGACCTCAATCGCAACTATGAGTTCGTCCAGCTGACCGGCCAGCAGTTCGTCGTCGGGAACTGGGGGATCGCGGTGACCGGGGTGGCGGATCTGGAGCGGGACATCATCACACGGTCCGAGGTTGGACTGCTGTTCGACGACGATTGCTTCCGCGTCGAGATCGGTTTCCGGCGCGACAACACACGAGTTCGCCCGTCCGGACCGTCGGAGGGCGTTTATATCCGCCTAAACCTCGCCACTTTCGGAGGTTCAGGTTATGGACGAAGCGAAAGGCGTTGGTAG
- a CDS encoding peptidylprolyl isomerase encodes MRFTTGVALSALIATSAAGQTAPQNPPTQERPQTAPAGQAAGRVDPAAATAPRAPRMITQSEFKLADGIIATVNDQIITGFDLRQRMLILILMSNIQPTEENIGAIQQEALNALIDERLQAEELRRYEDLVVSDEEVDAEIANMAEGAGLTGEQYMAVLEQSGIRAAPFREQIRIGIGWRQLVGGRFSARARVGRAQVEQRMRQDAEAAAKPAYQIGEIYIDAARVGGMQQAVNGARQLIQQMIQGAPFQAVASQFSSAPSAIRGGDAGWVVQGTVQPALQQAFDNLDVGELSNPIVVDGGVYIIYMRDKRDGSAATQVSLKQVMVELPENATPEQVSAASSRLTSLQPQLTCDNMLQRATSEQGLLGSDLGESDVRNLAPQFQQVASTGAVGSVSGPVRTPLGLHLVGVCGRRLGGPQAPTYEQVERRMQTEGLSLLGRRYIRDLRADALIEMK; translated from the coding sequence ATGCGGTTTACGACGGGGGTGGCGCTGAGCGCCCTGATCGCCACTTCGGCTGCGGGCCAGACTGCGCCCCAAAATCCGCCGACACAGGAGCGTCCCCAGACGGCGCCGGCCGGTCAGGCAGCAGGTCGCGTCGATCCGGCAGCGGCAACCGCTCCGCGTGCGCCGCGCATGATCACTCAGTCGGAGTTCAAACTGGCGGACGGCATCATCGCCACCGTCAACGATCAGATCATCACCGGCTTCGACCTGCGTCAGCGCATGCTGATCCTGATCCTGATGTCGAACATCCAGCCGACCGAGGAAAACATCGGCGCAATCCAGCAGGAAGCGCTGAACGCCCTGATCGACGAGCGGCTGCAGGCCGAAGAACTTCGCCGCTATGAGGATCTGGTCGTCAGTGACGAAGAGGTCGATGCCGAGATCGCCAATATGGCCGAAGGCGCAGGCCTGACCGGCGAACAGTATATGGCCGTGCTGGAACAGAGCGGCATCCGCGCCGCCCCCTTCCGCGAACAGATTCGCATCGGCATCGGCTGGCGCCAACTGGTCGGCGGCCGCTTCTCCGCCCGTGCCCGCGTCGGCCGCGCCCAGGTCGAGCAGCGGATGCGCCAGGACGCCGAAGCCGCTGCCAAGCCGGCCTACCAGATCGGTGAAATCTATATCGACGCCGCCCGTGTCGGCGGCATGCAGCAGGCCGTCAACGGGGCCCGTCAGCTAATCCAGCAGATGATCCAGGGCGCGCCGTTCCAGGCGGTGGCCAGCCAGTTCTCCTCAGCCCCGTCCGCCATCCGGGGCGGCGACGCGGGATGGGTGGTTCAGGGCACGGTCCAGCCCGCCCTGCAGCAGGCGTTCGACAATCTCGACGTCGGTGAGCTGTCCAATCCCATCGTCGTCGATGGCGGCGTCTACATCATCTACATGCGCGACAAGCGTGACGGCTCGGCCGCGACCCAGGTCTCGCTGAAGCAGGTGATGGTCGAACTGCCCGAAAATGCGACGCCCGAGCAGGTGTCTGCCGCCAGCAGCCGACTGACCAGCCTTCAGCCGCAGCTGACGTGTGACAACATGCTTCAGCGCGCCACCTCGGAACAGGGCCTGCTGGGCTCCGACCTGGGCGAAAGTGACGTCCGCAACCTGGCTCCTCAATTCCAGCAGGTGGCCTCGACCGGTGCCGTCGGCTCGGTCAGCGGTCCGGTTCGCACCCCGCTGGGCCTGCATCTCGTGGGCGTGTGCGGTCGTCGTCTCGGCGGCCCCCAGGCCCCGACCTATGAACAGGTCGAGCGGCGGATGCAGACCGAGGGCCTGTCTCTGCTGGGTCGTCGCTATATCCGCGACCTGCGCGCCGACGCCTTGATCGAGATGAAGTAA
- the pdxA gene encoding 4-hydroxythreonine-4-phosphate dehydrogenase PdxA — protein sequence MPGPAHRMPLVLSMGEPAGIGPEIIVKAWQALRRDGPRFAVVGHAETLKALGSPVRSVLSVGDAEPVFSDALPVIDQPLSAPLVPGRPDIANAGAVADWIAMAVDRVLGGEASGLVTAPIAKAPLYAAGFRFPGHTEFIAELTADVPHPGTRGPVMMLTARDLRACLVTIHSAIRDVPELVTAERVIRVSRVVHEAMRRDFGIARPRLAMAALNPHAGEGGALGLEEIEILRPVAAALRAEGIAITDPLPADTMFHDEARATYDAAICLYHDQALIPVKTLDFWGGVNATLGLPIVRTSPDHGVGFDIAGQGIARPDSLIAAIRLADTMAAARAV from the coding sequence ATGCCGGGCCCGGCGCACCGGATGCCCCTGGTCCTGTCCATGGGCGAGCCGGCCGGTATCGGGCCAGAGATCATCGTCAAGGCCTGGCAGGCCCTGCGCCGGGACGGACCCCGGTTCGCTGTTGTCGGCCATGCCGAGACCTTGAAAGCTCTGGGCTCCCCTGTCCGCAGCGTGCTGTCGGTCGGGGATGCGGAACCCGTATTCAGCGACGCCCTGCCCGTCATCGATCAACCGCTCAGCGCCCCCCTTGTGCCCGGACGGCCGGACATCGCCAATGCGGGTGCCGTGGCCGACTGGATCGCCATGGCCGTCGACCGGGTTCTGGGCGGCGAAGCCAGCGGCCTGGTGACCGCCCCGATCGCCAAGGCTCCGCTCTATGCCGCCGGTTTCCGTTTTCCAGGCCATACGGAATTCATCGCTGAACTGACGGCCGACGTGCCCCATCCGGGAACACGGGGTCCGGTCATGATGCTGACGGCGCGCGATCTTCGGGCCTGTCTGGTGACCATTCATTCCGCCATCCGCGATGTGCCCGAACTGGTCACCGCCGAGCGTGTCATCCGCGTCTCGCGCGTGGTGCACGAAGCCATGCGCCGCGACTTCGGCATCGCCCGCCCCCGGCTGGCCATGGCCGCCCTCAACCCCCACGCCGGCGAGGGGGGAGCGCTGGGGCTGGAGGAGATCGAGATCCTACGGCCGGTGGCTGCAGCCCTCCGAGCCGAAGGCATCGCCATCACCGACCCCCTGCCCGCCGACACCATGTTCCATGACGAGGCGCGGGCCACCTACGACGCTGCCATCTGCCTGTATCACGATCAGGCTCTGATCCCGGTCAAGACGCTGGACTTCTGGGGCGGGGTGAACGCGACGCTCGGCCTGCCCATCGTGCGGACCTCGCCCGATCACGGCGTGGGCTTCGACATCGCGGGCCAGGGCATCGCCCGGCCCGACAGCCTGATCGCCGCCATCCGTCTGGCCGACACCATGGCGGCGGCGCGGGCGGTCTAG
- the rsmA gene encoding 16S rRNA (adenine(1518)-N(6)/adenine(1519)-N(6))-dimethyltransferase RsmA, whose product MRVTDLPSLRESLDAHGLLAKKSFGQHFLLDLNVTRKITRLAGPFEGRAVIEVGPGPGGLTRALLESDAGRVILVEKDPRFVPMLTELDDGSGRLTIVEADALKVDEAALSDGPTHLVSNLPYNVGTPLLIKWLTGPWLPHALTLMFQKEVAERIVAAPDEDAYGRLAVIAQAVCEARLVMHLPPAAFTPPPKVSSAVVHLVPRADRPDRETLKRLERVTAAAFGQRRKMLRSSLKTLGGAALCEAAGIEPDARAEVIDGAGFLRLARALA is encoded by the coding sequence GTGCGGGTGACCGACCTGCCCTCCCTCCGCGAATCCCTCGACGCTCACGGCCTTTTGGCCAAGAAGAGCTTCGGCCAGCATTTCCTGCTGGACCTGAACGTCACGCGAAAGATCACGCGTCTGGCCGGCCCGTTCGAGGGGCGGGCGGTGATCGAGGTCGGCCCCGGCCCCGGCGGCCTGACCCGCGCCTTGCTGGAAAGCGACGCCGGTCGGGTGATCCTGGTCGAAAAGGACCCTCGCTTCGTGCCGATGCTGACCGAGCTGGACGACGGCTCCGGCCGCCTGACCATCGTCGAGGCGGATGCGCTCAAGGTCGACGAGGCGGCGCTGTCGGACGGCCCGACCCATCTGGTGTCCAACCTGCCCTACAATGTCGGCACGCCGCTGCTGATCAAATGGCTGACCGGGCCCTGGTTGCCCCACGCCTTGACCCTGATGTTCCAGAAGGAGGTGGCCGAACGGATCGTGGCCGCACCTGACGAGGATGCCTATGGCCGTCTGGCGGTCATCGCCCAGGCGGTTTGCGAGGCGCGGCTGGTCATGCACCTGCCGCCCGCCGCCTTCACCCCGCCGCCCAAGGTGTCATCCGCCGTGGTCCACCTGGTCCCCCGTGCCGACCGTCCCGATCGCGAGACGCTCAAGCGGCTGGAGCGGGTCACCGCCGCCGCCTTTGGCCAGCGCCGCAAGATGCTGCGCTCCAGCCTCAAGACCCTCGGCGGTGCCGCCCTGTGCGAGGCCGCCGGGATCGAGCCGGATGCCCGGGCCGAGGTCATCGACGGCGCGGGCTTCCTGCGTCTGGCGCGGGCCCTGGCGTGA
- a CDS encoding pyridoxal phosphate-dependent aminotransferase, with protein sequence MTSGVEPFRAIGISRLAHALKAQGRSVIHMEFGQPSTGAPPAAIARAHAVLDAEAMGYWESAPLKDRIARLYADRYGVTVDPDGILLTCGASPALVLALSARFKPGERIAMARPGYVAYRNTVRALHMTAVEIDCGPDVRFQLTAAAIAALDPAPQGLIVASPANPTGTIIADQELAAIAEVCRGRGIAILSDEIYHGLSYVGPVPSMLAFDPQAAVINSFSKYWSMAGWRLGWLIVPPDQVAAARALIGNLFLTPPSLAQHAGLVAMDQHEVLEGHLDVYRRNRALLLEALPRMGLGRIAPPDGAFYVYADIGRFSDDSLAFCEALLRDTGVATAPGVDFDPVHGHRFMRFSFAVSTTEVQEALSRIEPWFAARTTP encoded by the coding sequence GTGACGTCCGGCGTCGAACCCTTCCGCGCCATCGGCATCAGCCGCCTGGCCCATGCGCTGAAGGCCCAGGGCCGCTCAGTCATCCATATGGAGTTCGGCCAGCCATCGACCGGGGCCCCGCCCGCCGCCATCGCCCGCGCCCATGCGGTGCTGGATGCCGAAGCCATGGGCTATTGGGAAAGCGCGCCGCTGAAGGACCGGATCGCGCGGCTGTATGCCGATCGGTATGGCGTCACGGTCGATCCCGACGGCATCCTGCTGACCTGCGGCGCGTCGCCGGCCCTGGTCCTGGCCCTGTCGGCGCGCTTCAAGCCGGGCGAACGGATCGCCATGGCCCGGCCCGGCTATGTCGCCTATCGCAACACGGTGCGGGCCCTGCATATGACGGCGGTCGAGATCGACTGCGGCCCGGACGTGCGGTTCCAACTGACGGCGGCGGCGATCGCCGCGCTCGATCCCGCCCCCCAGGGCCTGATCGTCGCCAGTCCGGCCAATCCGACCGGCACCATCATCGCGGATCAGGAACTAGCCGCCATCGCCGAGGTTTGCCGAGGGCGCGGCATCGCCATCCTCTCGGACGAGATCTATCACGGACTGTCCTACGTCGGCCCGGTGCCGTCGATGCTGGCCTTTGATCCGCAGGCCGCCGTCATCAACAGCTTCTCCAAATACTGGAGCATGGCAGGCTGGCGGCTGGGCTGGCTGATCGTGCCCCCGGATCAGGTGGCAGCGGCCCGCGCCCTGATCGGCAATCTGTTCCTGACCCCGCCCAGCCTGGCCCAGCATGCGGGCCTGGTGGCCATGGACCAGCATGAGGTGCTGGAGGGGCATCTCGACGTCTATCGCCGCAACCGCGCCCTGCTGCTGGAGGCCCTGCCCCGCATGGGGCTGGGCAGGATCGCCCCACCCGACGGCGCCTTCTATGTCTATGCCGACATCGGCCGGTTCAGCGACGACAGCCTGGCCTTCTGCGAGGCCCTGCTGCGCGACACCGGCGTGGCGACCGCGCCGGGCGTCGATTTCGACCCCGTGCACGGCCACCGCTTCATGCGCTTCAGCTTCGCCGTCTCCACGACCGAGGTGCAGGAAGCCTTGAGCCGGATCGAACCCTGGTTCGCCGCCCGAACGACCCCCTAG
- a CDS encoding NADH:flavin oxidoreductase: MSVDALFRPFTVKSLTLPNRIVMAPMTRSFSPGGIPTEDVTAYYRRRAEGGVGLIVTEGTVVERPAARNDAAVPVFHGEALPEWKKVVEAVHAAGGLIAPQIWHVGSARGQGKEWQPLGKVDSPSGLVAPDKLKYEPMTEEDVADTIHAFGRSARAAKDLGFDAVEIHGAHGYLIDQFFWDGVNARGDRWGGPTIADRARFGVEVVKAVREGIGEDTALILRLSQWKQQDYTARIAQTPDEMTEWLSPLSEAGVDVFHCSQRRFWEPEFEGSDLNFAGWARKLIGKPTITVGSVGLDGEFMAAFAGEGSKPASLDGLIARLERDEFDLVAVGRALLADPYWVQKIREGRHEDLKDFERADMARLY, encoded by the coding sequence ATGTCCGTCGACGCCCTTTTCCGCCCGTTCACGGTCAAGTCCCTGACCCTGCCCAACCGCATCGTCATGGCACCGATGACGCGGTCGTTCTCGCCAGGCGGCATCCCGACCGAGGACGTCACGGCCTATTATCGTCGCCGCGCAGAGGGCGGGGTCGGTCTGATCGTGACCGAGGGCACGGTGGTCGAACGCCCGGCGGCCCGCAATGACGCCGCGGTGCCGGTGTTCCACGGCGAGGCCCTGCCGGAATGGAAGAAGGTGGTGGAGGCGGTGCACGCGGCCGGTGGCCTGATCGCGCCGCAGATCTGGCACGTCGGCTCGGCCCGCGGCCAGGGCAAGGAATGGCAGCCGCTGGGCAAGGTCGACAGTCCGTCTGGCCTGGTCGCACCGGACAAGCTGAAATATGAGCCGATGACCGAGGAGGACGTGGCCGACACCATCCATGCCTTTGGCCGGTCAGCGCGCGCGGCGAAGGACCTGGGTTTCGACGCCGTCGAAATCCATGGGGCCCACGGCTATCTGATCGATCAGTTCTTCTGGGACGGGGTCAATGCGCGCGGCGATCGTTGGGGCGGGCCGACCATCGCCGACCGCGCGCGGTTCGGCGTCGAGGTCGTCAAGGCGGTGCGCGAGGGCATCGGCGAGGACACGGCCCTGATCCTGCGCCTGTCGCAGTGGAAGCAGCAGGATTACACCGCCCGCATCGCCCAGACTCCGGACGAGATGACCGAGTGGCTGTCGCCCCTGTCCGAGGCCGGGGTCGACGTCTTCCACTGTTCGCAGCGCCGCTTCTGGGAGCCGGAGTTCGAGGGGTCGGACCTGAATTTCGCCGGCTGGGCCCGCAAGCTGATCGGAAAGCCGACCATCACCGTCGGCTCCGTCGGTCTGGACGGCGAGTTCATGGCCGCCTTTGCGGGGGAGGGGTCCAAGCCCGCCTCGCTGGATGGACTGATCGCGCGGTTGGAGCGGGACGAGTTCGATCTGGTCGCCGTGGGCCGGGCGCTGCTGGCCGATCCTTACTGGGTGCAGAAAATCCGCGAGGGTCGTCACGAAGACCTGAAGGACTTCGAGCGCGCCGACATGGCCCGGCTCTACTGA